A segment of the Carya illinoinensis cultivar Pawnee chromosome 1, C.illinoinensisPawnee_v1, whole genome shotgun sequence genome:
TACGAGACTGCAATGCGAACGCGCACTGCGCGTTGGCATGCCACCTCAGTTACCACAATGCTCGTAGATATGCACTTACATTTGTACAAGTAAATAAATGCCAAATTTGCCTCAAACGTCATGGATCTGCATTCCCAATTTCATCTGAAATTTTGAGAAGAGACTAGGATCCAACTCGAAAAGGACCCGAGGGACTCAGAACTAGATAAACAAAGAAACAATGAATTGCGTATGAAAGCATTTAATGGTAGAGTTTCAATTCTCTGTGGCAGAACGATCAATTCAACCATCCAAAAGGAGCTTAAATAAATCTAAGAGAAAACTATGAACAATGTCAAGAGATTATCAGTTGGACCATACGTGAACTAAACCATTCCTATTGCCAGTATAGATCTCATTCCGCTCTTCATCGTAAAAGAGAGCAGTAATATCTTCCAAGGCTTCCGTAACCGTGCTCCTGATTCTGGAGGCATGGGTCTGACTCTTCAAAGCGCAACTGCTACCACAATAATGATCACTGCAACTGCATTCATTTTCCACGGGAAAGCTGTTGCTTGCTCTAACTTTAGCAAGACATTTCCCGGTTAGAATATTACTGATATTGATTGATCCAGCTGCATAAGAGACGCTAACTGTTAGCATcataaattttaacaaaatgatGCTCTAACTAGCTGTACAACGGAAGATAAAAACATCAACTAGGACTCCTCTCTGATAATAACATGTAAACAACAACaacactaataataataataaataattaaataattaaataggcAAGCCAcaacacaaacaaacaaaaagcaaATGACAACATTCACAATCAGCATTATTCTTTACACCAATCGGTATCTCTACATCAATTTAAATTACCCAAACACCACTCACCAGCATTTGGGAGCTTTTATGATACCAACCCAGACCATAAAAACACAAGTACAGACCACAAGATTCAGTCTGTATTaaaatactattagtgataATAAACAACAATAAATTCCACCTTCAAAAATAGCTAACGTAAATCTAAAGATAACTAGGAACAAATTTAAGAAACCATCAGTTGAGCCATGTAGGCCATGTCTATTGTGAGTATAGATATCGTGAAAGAATGCAGTAATGTCTAATCTTGTATTCAAATAACAGTAGcaataaaaaaccaaaatttaacAACCGTTATACACATACACATGCACATCcacatcatattttatttttgatgggtaaaacaagattttattaatagaagAAAACCAAATTTATGATGTGGATGTGTATAACAGTATTTAACTTGTGCAATTAATACTGCTGGTTAGGTATCAGGCTAACATGTCAAACACCAAAGGAGGCCAGCTCAATTAATAGGCTACACTTTTGGATTCTCCTCTTGTATCTTTCAATTACACATAGCATGctgaattaaaaaacaaaaaataaatttaccatTTCCTTCAGACAGTGGATCGTCAGAATCAGCTTTGCAGTAAGAGATAATAAGATCCTGATCACTCGtgatatatatgttattagTGTTGCAGTCAGGATGCCACAGAAGGTGATCCTCAAATGAAGTCACAAGCTCCCCACGGAAGTTCCAGACAGCCACGGTTCGGTTTCTAAACGTCAAGAACAACTGGTTCTCATACAGAAATATAAATGCTGATGGTGTCATAAATTCAGTTCTGCTAACTTCAGTCAGCTCAAAATTGCGGACCTACATATAATAGCAGTCAGATATCCAAATGAACAAGTACTAATAAAAGATCTCAAGAATGATCCTTACATCAAGAATCTGTAAATTCTCATTTTCTTGCTTGACTAGTAGCTTTTCATTAAACTGTTCAATGAAATCCACCTTTTTATTCCGATGAAGGAGATGATTGAAAGACTTTAGAACAGTTCCATCCTCAATTGAAAGAATCTTGAGGGGAACATGGCTACTTGATTTGGTAAAAATCAACAACATGATCCCTGGACTGCTCGGGAAAAGACATCAAAGAGAAGCTAATAAGTAAACATGACAAGAAAAGGACCAATTGCAAGCAACATGTTCATTCTCAAGAAGTTCATGCACGTGTAAATGAATCACCACTATTGTGCATGTGTATAAGCATGTATAGATACATTACCTGATCTTAATTTCTTGAACATGTTTATCCGATATGGAGTACAACATTGTATAGTTTTTCAGGTCAAACACTTTGTAAATACTACCACagggtaaaaagaaaaaatatatgaaaatcaaTTAGCTAATTGTGTAATAGATAACCATATCTTagcagaaaaaatactcatataATAGAAGATTTACCTATCCTGCGCAGAATAAGTGAGTACCTTCCCATTGACATCGTCAAACTCTACAAAACCAGGCCATTTCAGTGACTCAGACTCAAAAAGTGCAAAGCCAGCATCTTGTTTACCCCTCCTTATGTATCTGGAATATAACATAACAATTTCAGCAATATgtaaaagcaaagaaaatggGCAATCAAACGTTGGATTTGAGAATGTGCATTCTCTTAtggaattataatatttatttagtaGGAACAGGAAGTGGAATAAGATTCACATACTCAATCCTTGTGCTTCTGCATTTCAAAGAACTAAAGTTGTCTGAAGCATACACAGAAACTGTGATGAGCGAGtcattgtttttattataaaacaagCTTCGTATAACTTCATCAGGACTGACATTCAGAAAGCATATCCTCTGATTAGTCTCTGCATCAGCAAAGGAGACACATAATTCCCTCAAATTCATTCTACTTTTCAATGCAAACGGAATCTCACAGCATACCcaaaaagtttagaaatattgaAATACAGTTATACCTCGGCCAAATGCTGCACAAACACCAGATTGTGCAAGAGCAAACACAATGTCACGAGCCGCTACAATCTCAATTATCTTTGACCTCTTTCTCAGGAAAGGCAGTACCATGGAACAATGACCTTTTGGATCGTGGGTATCATATGCCTCCTAACCATAAATAGATCAAAACATACTAACAGGCAGAAATTTAGAAGAGTTCACTTATCTATGTTACACCAAAGCAGATAGGTGCACTTAACTAACAATCACAAGATTATTCATTAATGCACAAAATTTTTGAGGGTGAATTCCAACTCAACCAAAATATGAACTGGTCAGGACTTCCAAAATGATTTATATCCATAATGACGAAACACATTTTGTAAGGCATATAGCTCTTCACTCCTGTGTGTGTACACAGGTAAATCGTACACTAAAAATAGGGCCAATGATAAGGTTGGCATTTGTAAGTAAGGATGCCACCATGGTGAAGCTTATGGCTCTTAATTGAATGGGAATAAATATAAACATCTTTTCCTTTGGCGATAACAAGAGTAGGTAACCGACTCCAATCCTTATTATCTATCTATCTGCCCCTGTGCGTCAAGAAATCTCATAGTATGAGAGTCCGTAAGCGGTAAGCCTGAGTTTGGTCACAAAAGCTATGTACTACTAATCCTTGAGATAAGATAAAGAGAAAAACCAATCGTTACGTATCCACGTAACAAGGGAAAGAACTAGCAAGAAAATGACAAATTGGAGTAGGATAATTCGAGGAATCTTGCTTTGATAGGATTCGTTCGAGAAAACCCGGACCTCCTAAATAAACGTAACTTTGTAGAGAAAATTCTCAATTTGGTCATTCAACTCGATTCCAAATGAgtagatacaaaattatttataacGGATAGACTATATACATCTAGCACAAACATAACTACCACATGCACAAATCACTTTCTACTATCCATGCATGGACTACTCTAATTACTAAGTTCACGGACTTTACGTAATGACATTCATGAATAGTACTGGGTTCGTTTCATAGAAAGATTTGTTTAATGTCTTGTTACTCCACGATTTTTGTAAAAGGAGAAGGAGAATGAGGAAAGGAGAAGAGACCTGCAAACGTATGTTACGGAAACGTTCCTGGGCATCGCTCATACCGAAAGCACGGTCGCGCTTCGAACTGATTTCCCGTCTCTGAAGCTTCTTAACGCTGTTGACCAACCCATCCACGCAGCCCCCGCGCGCTCGCTTCTTTGCCAGTACCCGCCTTCCACTGCAAGGCCGAGGACTCGCTGATATCTTCCTTCCGCCTTCCATTGTTCTCTCTCTCGCAAAATGCTTCTCACGAGGCTTAGACTACAAGACTCGAAAACCTATAGCATAATCAGCTAGTTCGAAACGAAATAGTATGCATCACTTTGCTCGGTTGCTGCTCAATTACAACCACAAATCTAATATCTCAGCTTCCATCCCTCTCAAATAAAGCCCTAACTCTCCTACCATCCAA
Coding sequences within it:
- the LOC122293001 gene encoding uncharacterized protein LOC122293001 isoform X4, coding for MEGGRKISASPRPCSGRRVLAKKRARGGCVDGLVNSVKKLQRREISSKRDRAFGMSDAQERFRNIRLQEAYDTHDPKGHCSMVLPFLRKRSKIIEIVAARDIVFALAQSGVCAAFGRETNQRICFLNVSPDEVIRSLFYNKNNDSLITVSVYASDNFSSLKCRSTRIEYIRRGKQDAGFALFESESLKWPGFVEFDDVNGKVLTYSAQDSPGIMLLIFTKSSSHVPLKILSIEDGTVLKSFNHLLHRNKKVRNFELTEVSRTEFMTPSAFIFLYENQLFLTFRNRTVAVWNFRGELVTSFEDHLLWHPDCNTNNIYITSDQDLIISYCKADSDDPLSEGNAGSINISNILTGKCLAKVRASNSFPVENECSCSDHYCGSSCALKSQTHASRIRSTVTEALEDITALFYDEERNEIYTGNRNGLVHVWSN
- the LOC122293001 gene encoding uncharacterized protein LOC122293001 isoform X3; the protein is MEGGRKISASPRPCSGRRVLAKKRARGGCVDGLVNSVKKLQRREISSKRDRAFGMSDAQERFRNIRLQEAYDTHDPKGHCSMVLPFLRKRSKIIEIVAARDIVFALAQSGVCAAFGRETNQRICFLNVSPDEVIRSLFYNKNNDSLITVSVYASDNFSSLKCRSTRIEYIRRGKQDAGFALFESESLKWPGFVEFDDVNGKVLTYSAQDSPGIMLLIFTKSSSHVPLKILSIEDGTVLKSFNHLLHRNKKVDFIEQFNEKLLVKQENENLQILDVRNFELTEVSRTEFMTPSAFIFLYENQLFLTFRNRTVAVWNFRGELVTSFEDHLLWHPDCNTNNIYITSDQDLIISYCKADSDDPLSEGNAGSINISNILTGKCLAKVRASNSFPVENECSCSDHYCGSSCALKSQTHASRIRSTVTEALEDITALFYDEERNEIYTGNRNGLVHVWSN
- the LOC122293001 gene encoding uncharacterized protein LOC122293001 isoform X1, producing the protein MEGGRKISASPRPCSGRRVLAKKRARGGCVDGLVNSVKKLQRREISSKRDRAFGMSDAQERFRNIRLQEAYDTHDPKGHCSMVLPFLRKRSKIIEIVAARDIVFALAQSGVCAAFGRETNQRICFLNVSPDEVIRSLFYNKNNDSLITVSVYASDNFSSLKCRSTRIEYIRRGKQDAGFALFESESLKWPGFVEFDDVNGKVLTYSAQDSIYKVFDLKNYTMLYSISDKHVQEIKISPGIMLLIFTKSSSHVPLKILSIEDGTVLKSFNHLLHRNKKVDFIEQFNEKLLVKQENENLQILDVRNFELTEVSRTEFMTPSAFIFLYENQLFLTFRNRTVAVWNFRGELVTSFEDHLLWHPDCNTNNIYITSDQDLIISYCKADSDDPLSEGNAGSINISNILTGKCLAKVRASNSFPVENECSCSDHYCGSSCALKSQTHASRIRSTVTEALEDITALFYDEERNEIYTGNRNGLVHVWSN
- the LOC122293001 gene encoding uncharacterized protein LOC122293001 isoform X2, whose protein sequence is MEGGRKISASPRPCSGRRVLAKKRARGGCVDGLVNSVKKLQRREISSKRDRAFGMSDAQERFRNIRLQEAYDTHDPKGHCSMVLPFLRKRSKIIEIVAARDIVFALAQSGVCAAFGRETNQRICFLNVSPDEVIRSLFYNKNNDSLITVSVYASDNFSSLKCRSTRIEYIRRGKQDAGFALFESESLKWPGFVEFDDVNGKVLTYSAQDSIYKVFDLKNYTMLYSISDKHVQEIKISPGIMLLIFTKSSSHVPLKILSIEDGTVLKSFNHLLHRNKKVRNFELTEVSRTEFMTPSAFIFLYENQLFLTFRNRTVAVWNFRGELVTSFEDHLLWHPDCNTNNIYITSDQDLIISYCKADSDDPLSEGNAGSINISNILTGKCLAKVRASNSFPVENECSCSDHYCGSSCALKSQTHASRIRSTVTEALEDITALFYDEERNEIYTGNRNGLVHVWSN